TTCTTCTTGAGCATAACCTTAATCTTGATATatagcttttgtatttttggtttttgtataaaaaaaaaaggagactaCAAACGCTTCGTTAAATAAGTTGGCATATTGCATCTCATCACCATGGTTCTATCATGTGCAGGATCCGGGGGTATTGAAATGTCGTGGTCGTAATGAGGAGTTTCGAAAACGAAGCCCGATGGTGGATGATCGCGTCCTCGACATTGTCAAGAGAATTGGATTAGAGGGGCTATATAGGACCCCATTTAGAGAGCTTGACCATAATTTGATAACGGCCTTtgttgagcgatggcggcctgaaacccacaccttccaccttccacatggtgagatgacgATCACATTACAAGACGTGGAGGTTCTGTTGGGGATTCCAATCGATGGTGAGGCAATTGTTGGAACTTGTGCCTTGAAGTGGGCTGTTGAATGTCAAGAAATGCTTggaattgttactaattctGTGGTGCTTAAAGGACAGAGGATCCAAATCAAGAAGCTACTTGAAAAAATTGACCAAGGGTTGCCCGATGGTGCAGAAGAGGTTGTTGTGCATCAGTATGCACGGTGTTATATTCTAGCACTCCtaggggacacaattttcactGACAAGTCTGGCGATAGGGTGCATACGATGTGGTTGCAGATGTTGAGGGACCTTCACAATCCACCTCGGTACAGTTGGGGGAgcgcttgccttgcatggttgtatAGAGAGTTATGCAGGGCAACCGACAAAAACGCTAGTCAGATTGGTGGGGCCTTAATACTCATTCAATATTGGGCATGGTCCAGATTCCCTTTTTTGTGCCCAAGGATGGACCTCCCACCAGATGGTGCATATGGCCCACCATTACCATCTTCGCCATTGTCTATTAAGTAAGTCTCTTCCTTGACcgattctctctattttttttggatccaTCATTTTAAACGATATGACACATTGAACTTTACACCATACAACATAcatatcctttttattttttattacattgcatATTTGGTAGATATTGATTTCCTCTTTCTTCATTGTAGGTTGGTTTGGATCGTGAGCACGAAGAATAGCCCCGCCGAAATCTGTTTGGTTCGGTACCGTCAACTTCTAGATTCTATGTATCCCAACCAGGTATCCAAATTGTGTTTCTTGTAATGTTATCTTAGTGTATACTGTTATAACTGTAAAATATGTCAATTCAAAATAATTGAACATTGCATAATGtgttgcactttttttttactacaacagGTGGTGTGGCAACCATATGAAGCCGAATTAGGCCACCTGCCTGCGTTCTGTGTAGCGGGACGGGACATGTAAACGGCGAGGGTGCCGCTTGTATATTTCTGGctagtagagaaacatacaccgGATCGTGTTCTTCGTCAGTTTGGGATGGTGCAAGAAATTCCCGAAGATGTTGATACTGACGATGCCCTTCATAAGATAGACTTGAGGGGGAAGATTGAAGTGGATTGGAGGGTCAGACATTTTAGCCACATCCAAGTATGGAATACGAGAGCACAGAAACTATGTCATGGAGCACGACTAGAGGGTGCTATGTCGAGTGTTCATCCATACTTCGGCTGGTATGGTAAAGTCACATGAAGGTTTGTCGACCACACTAGCGCCTCTCTTCTTATTACGGTAATCGctttgacctttctttccaaattttgttGCGTATTACCATTTTTGCGTTACGTGTACTAATTGTATTACAACATTTGCAGGTCGTCATGCACAAGCAAATGTTGATGCTTTATGTAGTAAACAGTCCTGAGCACAAGCTGATTACAGCTACGGTAAAGGAAATGGATCGCCTTCACCGTCTAGCTGCCCATCTTCCCTTGGAAGATGCGGATACAGCAAATCCAGAACTGCCAGAACATAATGCACGACCAAGCACGAGCTCAACTCTTGCCAGCCATAGCCATGGCCAGTGTGTTGCACCCCATCAAGGCCAAAATCAACCCCCTCCACCCACACATGCTTATCCTGCCCCAGAGTtccctccacccccacatgcaTCACCTGCCCCAGAGTTCCCTCCACCCCTACATGCATCTCCTTCCCTAGAGATCCCTCCTCGTACTACTCCCGCATTTCCTGACCTACAAATCCCTGTACCCACTGCACATGCATCTTCTTACCCCGAGATCCCTTCACCCACCCTATGTACATTTTCTGACCCCGCTTATCCATCCCTTACTCCACCATCCTTTGATCTCGGCATTGATTTCAATGACACCCCTCAGGTCATGCACACTCAATCTCCCTCGTACAACATTGGTCATATACACCATGTACCACCCCATAGTGACTCCATGTCATTCATGCCCACTCCTGGACTGCATACAGCTCCTATGACTATGATCCTCAGTCACATTTCGTCCACTACACCATCCTCCCCCGCAGTTGTAGTATCTTCAGTTGTTGGGAGTCAAGCAAATCAACCAGCTGTGCATGTCGAGAATGAGCAAGTTGATGATCTACAGTCTCCCCCACAAGGTCGGCCTAAACGCACAAGAAAAGCACCTCCTTGTGGGACAGGTGGTCACAAAGCAGGACACAAGGCTGGCCCCACGGTATGCATTGGTCATTTACTAGCTTTGAATACTTCTGTGTCTGCTGTTATAGTTGgtattaaaattcatttgatcCATTGTTTCTTTGTAACTTCGTCTTTGCAGCAAGGCAAGGAGCCTGACCAAGGAGATGCGGTACCCCCTCCCCCACATACCAGACATTATACAAGACAGCGTAAGCATCAAGTGCCATAGGGTGAGCACCCCATCTGCCTACAAATGGTGTTCAATTCAGCATGTATAATTTGCCCAACTCAGCACCCTTTGCAAGATTTGTAAGGCTTATCAATATGCTTGAGGGTTTATGTTATctctttttatatgtttatgctACACTAGTCCTGAATATTTTTGATTGAGGTTCTTGAGGACTAACAGACCAAGGGACTTAATGAAAACAAAACCTAGGAAATTATGAAGCTTGGAAAAGTTCTCATTTAGTTAGTGCTATCCCAAGGATTTAGGTAATCACCAATCATGAAATAGTCCGTCGCCTCTTTAACTTTGACCAGTAGTCCGCCACTTGTTAGTTCAATTGGAACTTCTGTTAGGTCATAATTCtcattatttcttgatttttgccattgggttttatgatttttttatttatggaaaaCCACGTTTATTGAGGCTGTTATGTCCCTGTAACCTCGCTTTTTTGCTGTCAAACTTTTTATTTGTCCCTGTAATCAGCTGCTTTCCAATATTTGCATGACTAGCTATGGTGCCATGTCATTTAGGTGCTTTCTAGTGGAATATTAATCTCAGAAGGTCTAGTCAGCTCACTGCTCGccctctcttttcttctctttgtgttttgtattttgACCACATTCTTACAGTTTACCTTAACCCCTTTTACCACTTTAAGGTTTTCTCTTCAAGGATTTTGCCATTTATATTCTCTTCTCTGCCTCTGCTTAGACacccaaaaccaaaagaaaagccTCTTTCCATTGTCACTGTTCCAAAAGCATATAGTTTCTTATTCTTTCCCAGAGCAAAAGCTACCTCCTTCAAATTATTAAGCATCAAATTCCAAGAACACCCATAAAGGTAAAAATCTCTTTATACCCCacttatttataattattacatatatGCATGTGTGAGAGCTTATTCTCTTATTTTAAAACTCTCTTGCATTTTTTTACCCCTGACAGAAAATGAGCACTGCAAGCTTCACTTCGAACTTCTTTGGTACTGGGTGCTTTTGGAAGGTTTGTATTTGTATAGCTTTCTGTATGTTTCTTGAGAAAATGTagtaaaagaaacaaatataaatttctgAGTTTTGAACATTGAAGTACAATGAAAACAGCCTGATACAAGTATGTGGCTTAACTGAGTTGATTTTTATTTCCAGAGCCCAgtaaggagaaaaagaaactggaatttttgttcttttttttttttgtcaattttcttAGCCACCAAATTGGGAGGGAAAACAAAACgtagttttgttttttactttctGGGTTTTAGCTTTTTTTGCATGGTATTTGGGAAGTTCATATATGTGACCAAGTGTGGAGTTTGAAAGTTGGGAATTAGTGGGGGTTTTGACTCTGCTTGAATTTGTGGTATTTGAAAGTTATGTAACTAAAATGCAGGACGAGTCAAGGATTTCAACGGTTAAGAAGCAAAATGAAGGCAAGGTGTTTGTTAAATGTGTTGTGAATACCAAAACCCAGAAGACAGAAAAGGCAGTTAGGATTGGTGTTCTTGGAGCTAGTGGTTACACTGGTTCTGAGGTATAGTTCCTCACTTACAACTTCTTTCTaaacaaatataggctgtttatTTTGGTCTGTTTCgggtgtatgtatgtgtgtgggTTGGCAGGTAGAAGCTATTTGAAGCTAAAACAGTCAGCTTTGAAATTTTGCTATGGAGTAGGAGAGAAAATCACCTGAGAATGTTTTTTACTAATGTATGCTAAGCAAGTAGCTCTAGGAAGAAGACGTTCATTTATGTcgaaataaattaataaaccaCAATCTTTTGTGCTAACTCAAAAAGTTGCCATGAATGcacttttgagttttttaataaaGATCTTACATAAGTttgagaggattttttttttcccccgaAGTTCTCAACTTCATCCAATCATTTGGATGTCTTTAATACTGTAAATTTAGCCAactcctttattttgttttctgatAAGTTACTGTAAATTTATCcatattcaagttttatttatttatttatttttattattattattttttcacttgACAAAAGTATTGGATGATCTTTTTTGGCAGATTGTTCGGTTACTGGCATGCCATCCCCACTTTGGCATTACTCTAATGACTGCTGATAGAAAAGCTGGCCAATCAATTGGATCAGTGTTTCCTCATTTGGTCACTCAAGTATGATAAATTTCACTTAAATATCTCCTATGGTATCATTGCACTTGGTAGTTTTGAAGGTCTCGATTTAATAATAGAGGTTCAACATAATTTGATGATAGTGTGTGCTTTTATAGCATGGTTTTCAATACTTTGTTACGAAAGTATAATGCTTGACTTCCTCTATATATGCAGGATTTGCCAGATATGGTTGCAATCAAGGATGCAAACTTTTCTGATGTGGATGTTGTATTTTGTTGTTTGCCACATGGAACCACTCAGGTTTTTATTATTCCCTTCTCCATAGGTTGATCTGTGACCTGCATTTTCAAGGCCTAGTGAATGTTTTTTGTATTGAAATGCAATTTTAgttcctctctctttttactAATAACTTGTAGGATTATCTGTTAAATCACAGGAAATCATCAAAGCCCTTCCCAGAAGTTTGAAGATTGTTGATCTTTTTTAGTAAGCTTTTGCATAAGCACTATTTTGTTCAGtgtttgtttgttatggttGTGTTTAGATGCATCTTGTGGTAATTTCAAAACTTTCTATTTTGCTTATGTCAAAGTTTTATGTTATGTTGCCACAGGATTTCCGGCTGCGAGATATATCTGAATATGAAGAATGGTATGGTCAGGCACACAGAGCGCCAGATTTGCAGGTAGGTAACAGTGGTCTTCTGGGTACTTAAACCTGTCTCTCACATCAAGTGTTGAGATTTTTCGTATCCCAAGATATATTTCCTTCTCATTGAATGGGGTGCATATGAAGCTATTTGGTAATGGGATAATGTGAATTTGTTCTGTCTTtatctctgtctctgtctctctcagtTCTCTCACTATCTATCTTCAATTGTACATGGAAGCCCAAATCTTAGGTGTCAAAATTAAACTCGTGAccatatgaaagtttttttcttaaattcagAGGTACTTGCCTGTGagtttcttgtttttatttttgatattgaATTTTGGTCAAAAAGTTTGGCAGGTGGTTCAGATCCTCAAGCTTTATATAAATTGCATTACAGCCACTAGGGTTTCAATCTCTGTTTTTGCGTATGGAGTTAATTCTAAGGTAATCCCCACTTTCAAAAAGGACATATTCATGGAAAGAATTTTTTGATTACCCTCAATTGGAACTGCTTTCTTGAGACGAAGTTTGCACTTCCTTGTCCTCAATCGACGCAAAATCTGGTGTGAGTGGTGCAGGTTAGGATTTTCTCACCtccttttaaaaatatatatatatatattctttgctCAATATTCTTGGTGCATTGTTTCATGGCTTTTGCTTCCTGGTTCACCATGCAGGGCGTGGTGCCAAAGAGGCAAATTTGTATACTGAAATAGTTGAAGGAATTTATTCTTATGGAATTACCAGGCATCGCCATGGTAAGATTTTATTCTTTATAAAACTTGAAACATGTGTTGATGCTTCATGGAAGGACTAGCCACGGATTGTAAATAATAATGTTATTAATAAGCGCAGTGAAATATGTTAAACACATGtagctaaaaaataattattgaaaGAAATGTTACCTAGGCAATGACAAAAGACATCCCTGATGGAGAAAATGGCCAGCCTTTTGACCATTATGCTCAAGTATGAGCTGACGATTAGGGGCAGTATGTTAAATGACTAGGAAAATGCCCCTCATGGATCTATGCAGTCTGCAGTGTGAAAGAACTATCCACTGGTAATTTGCACTGATTTATGTTTCGGTCATGAATACCAGCTCTTTTGCAGAGTTGAATACTGCATGATCTTCCCTTATTGCAGGGGAGTCTTAATTTGAGGTTAACTTTTGTATCATGTCTTCTTGTTTCTGGAGCAAGTTTATGTTGCTTGAATAAAACAAATCCTCATGTATGACTGGGTTTAGGTGGCCAAACATAATAGGTGGAATTTGCTGATCAATTTCAGTCTTCAGTTGGGTGCTTTATGGTTTTGAATTGGCTGTCTTGGTCttccctttttatttcttttgtctAATTTAGAACTATTTAATTGTTCAATAGTTTTTGTGCTTATTTGAGGAGGTAATTTGTGACTTTGAGCACTATATTTGTATTCATTAGATGACATGAAACACTAAACTTGGTTATGTGTTAAATGCAGTTCCAGAAATTGAGCAGGGACTCTCTGATGCTGCAAATTCAAAAATAACTGTCAGTTTTACTCCACACCTAATGCCAATGGTAATGATTAATATCctgttaaatttttatgtttctctatCTTCACTAACTCTTTCAAAGTACTAAAgtattttattccttttctgTCTTCTAAATCCGTGGTATGCAATCAACGATATATTTGGAAATGGCTCCAGGTGTAACAATTGAGGACTTATATCAACAATTGAAGATCTCTTATGAGGTATACCATTTCATTGTAGTTCAGTGGGTGAGCTACTTGTCAGGTCCATCATTGATCATCATAAGGAGTTAAAGTGATTGAATTGAGCATAAAATAGAATGATTGTGGTGTATGCACACAACAGGCACACATAAATTTTAAGACATCAATTATAGATAACTTGCATCTCCTTGGGCATACTTTTGGTCTCAGTTTCAACCGTCACCTGATAATAGGCTTCGTGTAATTGCTTATATAACTTGGATTGACCTAGTACACGCAATCCATTACCAATTTTCTGGGTATCAAGAGTTTCTTGTCAGcttagtttttcatatttttagttTGGTGTACATTCTCATCTGCTGAAGGCCCGAATGCATTCTTGAGTTCTTAGCATGGATTTATTGATTTCTACCTTTTGGGATCTTTTAAACACAAGCATTTGACTGTTTGTGTTGTGTATTTATTTGTATCTTGTGATAAATTGTTTgctatcatttttattttgttatatatgtggGAACAGCACTAGGTAATGACTATGCACACAGCTGAAGAGagcattttataattttgagtatttttcttattttggattttgttgctctttttttttttttttttttttaaatctaggGAAATCAGGAATCCATGGATTTGGCATCTTTGCAAAGCATCCACATAGAGCAGGAGATATGGTATAGTAATTTGCTTAGATTATAATGATGATCCATTTTAAAAGCAAGAAGCATTTGAAGTAAAGGATACAATTTACTGTCTGTAGGTGATTGAATACTCTGGTGAACTTGTTAGACCTCCTATAGCTGACAGGAGAGAACGCTTTATATACAACTCCTTGGTGGTAAGTGTTTTTTTGATATAATAATTGGTCTGATTATTGATATGTGTGCATTATTGTTTCCCTACTGAGTTAATTGAGTATGAGAGGATTAAGCCCTTACtattttaatcctagaagtcCCCTTACAATTTTACACCTTAGTTTTAGATACCATATTGTTATCTTAGCTTGCCAGTATTATGAAGGTTTGCTGAATTGGAAACTGgataattctttaattttgatTATGCTACTATAGTTTAATTACTTCTAGTAGTGGTATAGTATTGGTTTTCCAGTAGTATATgcttttattaatataatatattttttactttgaataAGTTGTCCTTTCTGTTATACATGAAGAAAGCATCAAGTTCCTTTTCGAGATAATTGACTAATTAATGTTGCAAGTAACATTAATCGTAGTGTTCAATTGCATTGTCTAAAGTGGATGGGAAATGTCATGTTGCACTTACTCTTTAAAGAAAATCATTGAAATCAATCCTTACATGCTTGGCACTATGGCTGGAGGAGCTGCTGACTGTCAGTTTTGGCACAGAAATCTGGGCATTAAGGTAATGTATTAAAATGATTATGCTGTTTTCCCCAGATTCAGAACATATTTTTTCAGGCATGTTGGCTCCAAATCATTTGAGTAAGTGAGTGTATAACGATTATTATAACTTAGTATCGTTAGCTTTATGCTGTCTGCTTTGTAGTGTTGATGTTATCAGGAAAAGTCCAATTTGTTAAGCCAACCTTTTTAGTATAGTGAAGTCTTATTGCTTTGTATATACATTAGGCAGCTAGAAATTGGTGTAGTGGTGAGGGTTTCTACATACTGGATTATCTTgactaacaaaaaaagaacatttattttcatcatAACACTGATTCCTTAGTTCTTTTCGAAGATGGATAATGGAAATggtagaaataataataataatccctCCCAAAAAGGAAATATAATTTGATTTGTTAAATAGTCACTTCTAATTTTAGAGCTTATGCAAAGTCAGTTAGGCATTTTGCTTGAATATTTAAGTGGTGGCTGATCCAATGCCCACTGAAGAGACCATAGCCTAGCCATAGAAAATAGCCTGGCATGCCCTGGTGTGAATATGTCATCACAAGCAGTGCCCATTTTTTAAGTAGCTTTAAAACCCAATATtatgtgtttttcttcttttgtcacTTCCTAATTGACACTTTTCTTGGCATTATTTAGTGTCGATTGCACGAATTGGCAAACAAGCGGGATCATTTCAGTTACAGGAGCATCAAAGCTGTTGGCAAACATTCTGTACTCTTACCGTGGAATGGGTCTGTCTGTTGGGACCATGATTGCTGGATGGGATGAGACGGTAAAGACATATGACTGTATCATGTTATGTTTTCACAGTATCTTTTAATCAGACTCTTGATATTTGTATTTTCTATATGGTTGTAGGGTCCTGGACTATATTATGTGGACAGTGAAGGAGGAAGGCTCACCCTATGCTTATGGTGTCCTGGACAATGGGTGTGTGCTCTTTCCCCAGTATTTTACATTGCCTAATGTCTTCTTGAAATTTGTTGAaggaaacaatgatttttgcatttttgacCTTATTTCGCATGAGATTGATTGGAAGTAGGCAGTATTACTTCCTTGAAATACCAGATATTagagcaaaaaattaaaacatatattattaaggaaagaaaatataaaataaaaggactGGGAAAATCCTTTCCTTTTGGACTTGAATTTTCCACCCATACGTGCTCGCTTCCTCCCAACTCCTCCCTGCTTTTTGCTTAGGTTTATGGATGTATGGGAGGACTGAATTGTGGGCTAagtattgaaatttgaaagagtCCCTAGAATTTTGTAATTGCGGGCAAGAATGTAGGCACTTTGTTTTTACATATTCTGCACTTGATCAATTTATATAGCATACGATGTACAGGATGCTTGAGAATTGTGGTGTAAATGGGGGATGCCACTATTTAGGAACTTGGCTGAACAGGCCAGCTTCACTCATTTTGTTTATGCAAGTTTGGCAATTTGTACTTGTATGACTTCCATAATCATAGGTGTATGCTGCCTTATCCTATTTTTCCATATTCTGTGTgcttttccataaaaaattgaGCCCTgcctttttctttcccccctctCCCCGCTCCCCTTCTTTTTCCATTAGCTTGCAGTTTATGGCAGATTTATTTCTGAGTCAAATGTATACTTGAAATTTCTGTTTTCTATGGCACTACTTACACCAGTTACCGGTATGATATGTCAATTGAAGAAGCTGCAGAGTTGGCTAGAAGGTCTATTTATCATGCAACATTCCGTGATGGTGCCAGTGGTGGAGTTGCTAGCGGTACTCTCTTtgtggtctctctctctctctctctctctctctctctctctctctctctctctctctctctctctctctaaacaccACACATCCATGATCACAGTATAATTTGAACTTGTTCTTTTTATCAGTTTATTATGTGGGACCTGATGGATGGAAAAAGCTCTCTGGTGATGATGTTGGAGAGCTTCATTACCACTACTATCCAGTTATGCCGAGCACAGTGGAACAGGAAATGGTTGAAGTAACTGGGGCATAAAGCTCTTGCTGAACTTGGACTCTGTTATAGATGTTTTCTCCGTAGGAGATGGGGGCCTAAAATCCTTTAAGCACATGCATTTCCAGTTGGTCTTTCAAACAATTTATAGATAGACTTGTCTCTAAGGTTATATCACTTATCAGAGCCCTATGATTAATGGCTGTGTAGTGTTGTTGGACAGACTATTGTTGCTGATTGttcaaaagttttaattaaattctatttGGTTTTACCATTTTTTAGTCTCTATGTGTGTGCGTGCTTTCATGGCAAATACCTAAGCAAAATCTTGCTTTAGCTGCTGCTCTTGTGGGCAATGGAAGACCTCATTTGGTTTGAGAGGTTCTAGTAACAAGAGACTTTATTTGGTTCAGTAACAGTGATATTGTAGGGTTTTACCCAATGTTTATGCTAGTATCTTTTTGGGAAGGAAGGATTGAGTATATAGGAAAGGTATTTGAAATGACTCGGTtgttattcttgatattttcgtAGTATAAACATTAtcattcaaattataataaaaaaaacattattatgtaatgagtaatgaccaAAGAGTGGGAtgctaaattattttttagttattatatttattttatgaggcATATTTAGTTACTATTGtagttattttagttttattcacacaattttatttaaaactttgacatttttacaacactttttaaataGTATGCCAATTGCCAAATGCtataaatatattcaaaatttttggcataatattttttttttttatttaaacatgCTCATAATATTAACTAGTCATAAACTCACAATAACTCTATTACAAAATAGTTAGActcttatcaaaaaataaaaattattttcacttACAACTTTTTAGGAGAAAAACTCCCCATCTAAAACTTTACACCATACAAACTCCCCAAATTCGACTTTCCAGGCAGAGAGCTCAGCCAGAGAGTTGGGACAAACTCGATCCCTATGAAGTcgatttttattagtttttttctgaattttttttccttactttttttcgtgtgctttttttttcttacttttttttccttaacttttatttttttcctttcttttgcttacttttttttattggtagaattttttttcccattttctttcttacctttttttttcctacttttttccattttttttcttactttttttttttcctttcttttgcttactttttattcttacattttttttcttacctttttttttccattttttttcttactttttttttccggttttttgcttactttttttttccggttttttttcttattttttttccttatttttcttataGTCTCAACAAGAAGCACCAACATAGATGAGTATAACAGCTAATAGAAATAATTAACaactaattaaaagataaaattaaccATTCATAATATCACAATATAGAAACAGGTACATTGGATACAGAATACTTCGATTACAAGTGCATTcagtgataaaagaaaataataattgtgccGATACAACCCAGTAGTAAGTTCAAATACACAATAAGGAGAATCACAATTTACATCTAGAATggcattccaaaatcgagtatCTGCATACctaagaaaaattgaaatattgtcgTTAGG
This genomic stretch from Castanea sativa cultivar Marrone di Chiusa Pesio chromosome 9, ASM4071231v1 harbors:
- the LOC142609138 gene encoding proteasome subunit beta type-5-like; this translates as MAGGAADCQFWHRNLGIKCRLHELANKRDHFSYRSIKAVGKHSVLLPWNGVLDYIMWTVKEEGSPYAYGVLDNGCVLFPQYFTLPNVFLKFVEGNNDFCIFDLISHEIDWNYRYDMSIEEAAELARRSIYHATFRDGASGGVASVYYVGPDGWKKLSGDDVGELHYHYYPVMPSTVEQEMVEVTGA
- the LOC142609137 gene encoding putative N-acetyl-gamma-glutamyl-phosphate reductase, chloroplastic, which gives rise to MSRMSKLMIYSLPHKVGLNAQEKHLLVGQVVTKQDTRLAPRKARSLTKEMRYPLPHIPDIIQDSVSIKCHRKMSTASFTSNFFGTGCFWKDESRISTVKKQNEGKVFVKCVVNTKTQKTEKAVRIGVLGASGYTGSEIVRLLACHPHFGITLMTADRKAGQSIGSVFPHLVTQDLPDMVAIKDANFSDVDVVFCCLPHGTTQEIIKALPRSLKIVDLFYFMLCCHRISGCEIYLNMKNDEVCTSLSSIDAKSGVSGAGRGAKEANLYTEIVEGIYSYGITRHRHVPEIEQGLSDAANSKITVSFTPHLMPMV